One window of the Thalassoroseus pseudoceratinae genome contains the following:
- a CDS encoding Calx-beta domain-containing protein — translation MLLFHWLEQLAVRFHSFTLRSRAKHLRRHSRIRRPLDVATERLEDRTLLTTLVEINSGTLTITDDAGGNSNDDLTISHSGGTYTIVDNGGLTIDVSSIFGATGSGTSTVTVPDAGVTGIEFALLGGNDTVAVTSVQTGLTGGLTVNGGDGDNTLTFTGVTVEGNVNIITEDGVDDVLLDGLTVTGNLSVSLGGGDDTLFINHDAATSLYSGIADLDLGDDNDSMRIDSAIGGEVTFESDLTIDLGEGDQTLNLFNERFVVEGNFTLRAGSGNNITPLANSIRPSVVGDVSFLFGDGDNRINYAGSVGGRLIYRAGNGNNDIVLTETIASGGQTEYVVDIRTGSGDDTFTLAGTTGAVISGCVLLDGGTNVFDQSNWTLDSDWTLVTSGPANMPEISLAGDTLVVEDAVASDSSLSIQSDTTNSQFVIHDPNNMLCTIVPGSTGSGTNTVTIPFGAITNILINTLDGDDELTVDLSLGNFAVPIEYNGGTQSTAAGDTLNITGGTVTTAVFNYTNANDGDISLDGNTITYTGLEPIDSSVNADNLIFTFNGGNEVIDVTNSGTAGRTTINSNLGEMTTFDNPGESLTINAGSGDDGINVLSFGSGYDAALTINGGGEDDTVNVNTSLTLGSAAPGNTGNLTINASEITVGLSAAINTAAATANGQPGNVTFNASDNIALFFNTSITTDDGTINFDAAGGPGASSAIDINGDLTTTGTGDITLSANSSGTAAGDFIGVNINNTQVSATGSGSVMISGQGGDASTDEQIGVLVRSGGGISSGSGSITIDGQGGGSGSGNRNYGFRLHQVGSMLTTTGGSVSITGEGGSTTGSNNKGILIDVLTSIGVGGTGALELIGTGGSGTHQNAGVEMLADSVVTVADGNLDITGIGNNAPDVIFDDGSTASTAGDVTVTGNGTEFIATAAGVASMTHIAGNIVTLNGVVAPGGSPGQLLVTGAFTLSATDTLEVELDGNTPGTEFDQVVVTGTVELGEADLLIDRDAGFMPNPGDEFIIIDNDGTVDPVMGTFSQSIIRVDGTNYAVIYDGGDGNDVVLRVLATPATNLEVDNLDDEVDGDFSDGELTLREAILLANLEADLNTITFDPNLFTGGQQDIDMQPQPTGNFRMEILEDVDIVGPGADLLTIDADFLSQIFFINSATVSISDVTLEDGSANGLDDGFFIEDPGPPFPVLLSNAERGGAIFNQEGDLTLINVVAVDNEAIDSGGAIYNLGTLTVIDSEFRTNLSGDDGGAIYNATTFNVTATLNVSGTLFVANDASSDDGGGIHNSGGDITVDTSSFIDNFANFAGGGLSTVGGSAFVSNSTFGGNRAFVIGGAIAHDDSDLVLVNVTISSNQASADGGGVFHNDGDLTIVNSTIYGNRADDDGDGGGNETGGGIWTFDDASTNTTLVNSIVVGNMVGAVGSGMPDDINEKDLEASSANNIIGDAATSGGLLDGIDGNIVGVNAIDVIDTNLQNNGGPTSTHALFLGSPAIDAGDTDRATDDGTNLGTALVFDQRGMGFDREIGNAVDIGAVELQTFAEVTIADASVSEGDTGTTTITFTLTRSANTVGTTSVDFAITNDTTETDDFNGGTLPSGTVTFADGEITTTITVLIAGETTVESDETFLVTLSNPTLGSTITDDMATGTITNDDAATLSIDDVSQDENAGTMTFTVSLSREVDTDVTVDFATATDTADASDFTGNTGTATITAGTTSTTITVDISADDIVELDEQFLVNLTSLAAGGRNVTIADAQGIGTIQNDDAAELSIDDVSQDENAGTMTFTVSLSQEVDTGVTVDFATATDTADASDFTGNTGTATIAAGMTSTTITVDIFADDIVELDEQFLVNLSNLQASGRSVTLTDDQSVGTIINDDAATVLIDDVSQDEDAGTMTFTVSLSQEVDTDLSIEFATTANTAETDDFIDTSGTLTITTGNTSATVTVDVNADDIVELDEQFLVDLSNLAAGGRAVTLADSQALGTIKNDDATSLSIGDVAVLERTAESQFVSFIVTLDNEVDTSVTVDFATADGTATIANNDYTATSGMLDFTGMAGETRTLSVEVFGDINFEDDEMFLVNLSNVQASGRNVILADDSATGTITNDDLIADLAMFDDQPVMPDLINGDFEVVVSGNFDDMPTAREVREDLFFWNPTTGANRIIFSDGTLQDSPIAPTAINGGDFTDVLMGDFDENGSSNLFFWNPATGQNRLVHITGNTGSVGTSFETNVVASTVINGNDFPAAVVGNFDGAGPDDIFFWNPTSGRNRIVHFETVAAGSNTDLNNFQTNVVDTTAINGNDFQEVHVGQLIDGGLDELLFLNLNTGANRRVEFSAVMPGVESEVESLETGSMGSQIGFNGFEDRLVQIVDLNGDGLDDVFLWNPTTGANRTALTDIRDQASPHFVDDVVTPTLINGNSFSRLARLVDSAFTPGEGEDLYFWDPITGANRTITN, via the coding sequence ATGCTTTTGTTTCATTGGCTCGAGCAACTCGCCGTCCGTTTCCATAGTTTCACGCTGCGATCTCGTGCGAAGCATCTGCGACGACACTCACGGATTCGTCGACCGCTGGATGTGGCGACCGAACGGTTGGAAGACCGCACGCTGCTCACGACGCTTGTGGAAATCAATTCCGGCACACTCACCATCACAGACGACGCGGGTGGCAATTCGAACGACGACCTGACAATCAGCCACTCCGGCGGCACCTACACGATTGTCGACAATGGCGGGTTGACGATTGATGTCTCCAGCATCTTTGGAGCCACGGGCAGCGGGACAAGCACTGTCACCGTTCCGGATGCGGGCGTGACGGGCATCGAGTTCGCTCTCCTCGGCGGCAACGACACCGTCGCCGTAACCAGTGTTCAAACCGGTTTGACAGGCGGCTTGACCGTCAACGGCGGAGACGGCGACAACACGCTCACCTTTACAGGGGTGACGGTGGAGGGGAACGTCAATATCATAACCGAAGACGGGGTGGATGACGTCCTTCTGGACGGCCTCACTGTCACCGGCAACCTCTCAGTGTCGCTCGGTGGGGGCGACGACACGCTCTTCATCAACCACGACGCGGCTACCAGTTTGTACAGCGGCATCGCAGACCTCGACCTTGGCGATGACAACGATTCGATGCGTATCGATTCCGCCATTGGGGGAGAAGTCACCTTTGAAAGTGATCTCACAATCGACCTCGGCGAAGGCGATCAGACCCTCAACCTGTTCAATGAGCGGTTCGTCGTCGAAGGGAATTTCACCCTGCGGGCGGGTAGCGGCAACAACATCACGCCGCTTGCTAATTCGATCCGACCTTCCGTCGTTGGCGATGTCAGCTTCTTGTTCGGCGACGGCGATAATCGGATTAACTATGCAGGTAGCGTGGGCGGCCGGCTGATTTATCGGGCTGGCAACGGGAACAACGACATCGTCCTCACTGAGACAATTGCTAGCGGAGGACAGACCGAGTACGTCGTCGATATCCGCACCGGCAGTGGCGACGACACGTTCACCCTGGCGGGCACGACCGGAGCCGTCATCTCTGGATGCGTCCTCCTGGATGGGGGGACTAACGTCTTCGACCAGAGTAATTGGACACTCGACAGCGACTGGACCCTCGTCACGAGCGGACCGGCGAACATGCCGGAAATTAGCCTTGCGGGCGACACGCTTGTCGTCGAAGACGCCGTCGCCAGTGACAGCTCGCTCAGCATTCAATCAGACACGACGAACAGTCAGTTCGTAATTCACGATCCGAATAATATGCTTTGCACGATCGTGCCCGGGTCCACCGGAAGCGGGACCAATACAGTCACGATTCCGTTTGGTGCAATCACCAACATCCTCATCAATACACTCGATGGCGACGATGAATTAACAGTCGACCTCTCGCTCGGTAATTTCGCGGTTCCGATTGAATACAACGGCGGAACGCAGAGTACGGCGGCTGGCGACACGCTGAACATCACCGGCGGCACGGTCACCACAGCCGTCTTCAACTACACGAACGCCAACGACGGTGATATTTCGTTGGACGGCAACACGATCACTTACACGGGGTTGGAGCCCATCGATTCGAGCGTGAACGCGGATAACCTGATCTTCACGTTCAACGGTGGCAATGAGGTGATCGATGTGACGAATTCCGGCACGGCCGGTCGGACCACGATCAACTCCAACTTGGGAGAGATGACGACGTTCGACAACCCAGGCGAGTCACTTACGATTAACGCCGGTAGCGGCGACGACGGCATCAATGTGTTGAGTTTTGGCAGCGGCTATGACGCAGCGCTGACGATCAACGGTGGCGGTGAGGACGACACGGTCAACGTGAACACATCGCTGACGCTGGGATCGGCCGCACCGGGGAACACCGGAAATCTGACGATCAATGCCAGTGAAATCACCGTCGGCCTGAGTGCGGCCATCAATACCGCTGCCGCCACGGCGAACGGCCAACCGGGGAACGTCACCTTCAATGCCTCCGACAACATTGCTCTGTTTTTCAACACATCGATCACCACGGACGACGGTACGATCAACTTCGACGCGGCTGGTGGACCGGGGGCATCCTCCGCGATTGACATCAACGGCGACCTGACGACGACAGGGACTGGCGATATCACGCTCTCCGCAAACTCAAGTGGGACCGCTGCGGGAGACTTCATCGGAGTCAATATCAATAACACCCAAGTCAGTGCGACCGGATCGGGAAGTGTGATGATTTCCGGCCAAGGTGGCGACGCTAGCACCGACGAGCAGATCGGCGTCCTCGTTCGATCCGGGGGCGGAATTTCCAGCGGAAGCGGTTCGATCACAATTGACGGCCAGGGCGGCGGAAGTGGTTCAGGGAATCGAAATTACGGTTTCCGACTCCATCAAGTTGGCTCGATGCTGACGACAACAGGTGGGTCGGTTTCGATCACCGGGGAAGGCGGAAGCACCACGGGCAGCAACAACAAAGGTATTCTCATTGACGTGCTAACTTCGATCGGCGTGGGAGGCACCGGGGCGCTCGAACTGATCGGAACCGGCGGCAGCGGAACTCATCAAAATGCCGGTGTCGAAATGTTGGCCGATTCCGTCGTGACCGTGGCCGATGGAAATCTCGACATCACTGGCATTGGCAACAACGCTCCCGATGTGATCTTCGACGACGGTAGCACGGCATCGACCGCTGGCGATGTGACCGTGACAGGGAACGGGACGGAATTTATCGCGACGGCCGCCGGAGTGGCGTCGATGACTCACATTGCCGGGAATATCGTGACACTCAACGGTGTGGTGGCTCCTGGCGGATCGCCTGGACAATTGCTGGTCACCGGGGCGTTCACGCTCTCCGCGACGGATACGCTCGAGGTCGAATTGGATGGGAACACGCCCGGCACGGAGTTTGATCAAGTCGTGGTCACCGGTACCGTCGAACTCGGCGAGGCTGACCTGTTGATCGATCGGGATGCCGGGTTCATGCCGAATCCCGGCGATGAATTTATCATCATCGACAATGATGGCACCGTCGACCCCGTGATGGGCACGTTTTCACAATCAATTATCCGTGTCGATGGCACGAACTACGCCGTCATCTATGACGGCGGCGACGGCAATGATGTCGTGCTGCGTGTCCTGGCGACTCCCGCGACCAATCTGGAAGTCGACAACCTCGACGATGAGGTCGATGGTGACTTCTCCGACGGCGAGCTAACGCTCCGTGAGGCGATTCTGCTCGCGAATCTCGAAGCCGACCTGAACACAATCACCTTCGATCCAAACCTGTTCACCGGCGGACAGCAAGACATCGACATGCAACCGCAACCGACCGGCAACTTCCGGATGGAGATTCTTGAGGATGTCGACATCGTCGGCCCCGGTGCCGACCTTCTCACCATCGATGCCGACTTTCTCTCGCAGATCTTTTTCATCAATTCGGCGACTGTCAGCATCTCCGACGTGACCCTTGAAGACGGCTCCGCCAACGGTTTGGACGACGGCTTCTTCATCGAAGATCCCGGCCCGCCGTTCCCGGTCCTGCTCAGTAATGCCGAACGCGGTGGAGCGATCTTTAACCAAGAAGGCGACTTGACGCTCATAAACGTCGTCGCCGTCGATAACGAAGCTATCGACAGTGGCGGAGCGATTTACAATCTGGGTACGCTGACAGTCATCGATTCCGAATTTCGCACCAATCTCAGCGGTGATGACGGCGGCGCGATCTACAATGCAACGACCTTCAACGTCACCGCGACACTCAACGTCAGCGGCACCCTGTTCGTTGCCAATGACGCATCCAGTGATGACGGCGGAGGGATTCACAACTCCGGAGGTGATATCACGGTCGACACCTCCAGCTTCATCGATAACTTCGCCAACTTTGCCGGTGGTGGTCTCTCGACTGTAGGCGGTTCGGCGTTCGTTTCCAATTCGACTTTCGGCGGCAACCGGGCGTTTGTGATCGGCGGAGCAATCGCTCACGATGACAGCGATTTGGTATTGGTCAACGTCACGATCTCCAGCAACCAAGCCAGCGCAGATGGTGGCGGTGTGTTTCACAACGATGGTGATCTCACGATCGTCAACAGCACGATCTACGGCAACCGAGCCGACGATGACGGCGATGGCGGCGGAAACGAAACCGGCGGCGGAATTTGGACGTTCGACGACGCCTCGACGAACACGACACTGGTCAATTCGATCGTCGTTGGCAACATGGTCGGGGCGGTCGGTTCCGGGATGCCGGACGATATCAATGAGAAGGATCTCGAAGCCAGCAGTGCCAATAACATCATTGGCGATGCGGCTACCAGCGGCGGATTGTTGGACGGCATTGACGGCAACATCGTCGGCGTGAATGCCATCGATGTGATCGACACCAACCTGCAAAACAACGGTGGACCGACCTCGACGCACGCTTTGTTCCTCGGTAGCCCCGCAATCGATGCCGGTGACACCGACCGAGCCACCGATGACGGCACCAATCTGGGAACGGCCCTGGTCTTCGATCAACGCGGAATGGGATTCGATCGCGAGATCGGCAATGCTGTCGACATCGGTGCCGTCGAGTTGCAAACCTTCGCCGAAGTCACGATTGCTGATGCATCCGTGAGCGAAGGCGACACCGGTACGACAACGATCACCTTCACGTTGACCCGCTCGGCCAACACGGTCGGTACGACCAGCGTTGACTTTGCCATCACCAACGACACGACCGAGACCGACGACTTCAACGGCGGCACGCTTCCCAGCGGCACGGTCACCTTCGCCGACGGTGAAATCACGACAACAATCACTGTGCTGATCGCGGGTGAGACAACCGTCGAAAGCGACGAAACTTTCCTTGTCACGCTTTCGAATCCCACGCTCGGTTCGACGATCACGGACGACATGGCCACCGGCACGATCACCAATGACGATGCGGCCACCCTTTCGATCGACGATGTCAGCCAAGACGAAAACGCTGGCACGATGACTTTCACCGTCTCGCTCTCGCGAGAAGTTGATACCGATGTGACCGTCGACTTCGCCACTGCGACCGACACCGCCGATGCCAGCGACTTCACCGGCAACACCGGCACCGCGACGATCACCGCTGGGACAACATCGACGACGATCACGGTTGACATCTCCGCCGACGACATCGTCGAACTCGACGAGCAATTCTTGGTCAACCTCACGAGTCTCGCTGCGGGCGGACGCAATGTCACCATCGCCGATGCCCAGGGAATCGGCACGATTCAAAACGATGACGCGGCCGAGTTGAGTATCGACGATGTCAGCCAAGACGAAAACGCTGGGACGATGACCTTCACCGTCTCGCTCTCGCAGGAAGTCGATACCGGTGTGACCGTTGACTTCGCCACTGCGACCGACACCGCCGATGCCAGCGACTTCACCGGCAACACCGGCACCGCGACAATCGCCGCCGGGATGACATCGACCACGATCACCGTCGACATTTTCGCCGACGACATCGTGGAACTCGACGAGCAATTCTTGGTCAATCTCTCCAATCTGCAAGCAAGCGGACGCAGTGTGACGCTCACCGATGATCAAAGCGTCGGTACGATCATCAATGACGATGCGGCCACGGTTTTGATCGACGACGTCAGCCAAGACGAAGACGCCGGAACGATGACCTTCACTGTCTCGCTCTCGCAAGAAGTCGATACGGATCTCAGCATCGAGTTTGCAACCACGGCCAATACGGCCGAAACCGACGATTTCATCGACACCTCCGGAACGCTCACCATCACCACCGGCAATACATCCGCGACCGTGACCGTCGATGTAAACGCTGACGACATCGTGGAACTCGATGAGCAATTCCTCGTCGATCTCTCCAATCTCGCTGCAGGCGGACGTGCGGTGACGTTGGCCGATTCTCAAGCCCTCGGCACAATCAAAAACGACGACGCGACGAGTCTCTCGATTGGTGATGTCGCCGTCCTCGAACGCACCGCCGAATCCCAATTCGTGTCCTTCATCGTTACGCTCGATAATGAAGTCGACACGTCTGTGACCGTCGACTTCGCCACCGCCGACGGTACGGCAACCATTGCCAACAACGACTACACCGCCACCAGCGGCATGCTCGATTTCACGGGAATGGCCGGCGAAACCCGTACGCTCTCCGTCGAAGTTTTCGGCGACATCAACTTCGAGGACGACGAGATGTTCCTCGTCAATCTCTCGAACGTGCAGGCTTCCGGACGCAATGTGATACTCGCGGATGATTCCGCAACCGGCACGATCACTAACGACGATCTAATCGCCGATCTGGCGATGTTCGACGATCAGCCCGTCATGCCGGATTTGATCAACGGCGATTTCGAGGTCGTCGTCAGCGGGAACTTCGATGACATGCCGACGGCTCGCGAGGTGCGGGAGGATTTGTTCTTCTGGAACCCGACCACCGGAGCCAACCGGATCATCTTTTCAGACGGCACCCTGCAAGATAGCCCCATCGCTCCGACGGCGATCAACGGTGGCGATTTCACTGATGTGCTCATGGGCGACTTCGACGAAAACGGATCGAGCAATCTGTTTTTCTGGAACCCGGCGACCGGTCAAAACCGGCTCGTTCACATCACTGGCAATACGGGAAGCGTCGGCACAAGTTTCGAGACGAACGTTGTTGCTTCGACGGTGATCAACGGTAACGACTTCCCGGCGGCAGTCGTGGGCAACTTCGATGGAGCCGGTCCCGACGACATTTTCTTCTGGAACCCAACCAGTGGCCGAAACCGAATAGTGCACTTCGAAACCGTCGCCGCCGGTAGCAATACCGATCTGAACAACTTTCAGACCAACGTCGTCGACACCACCGCCATCAACGGGAACGATTTTCAAGAAGTCCACGTCGGTCAATTAATCGACGGCGGCTTGGATGAACTGCTCTTCCTCAATCTGAACACCGGAGCCAACCGCCGCGTCGAATTCTCCGCCGTCATGCCTGGCGTGGAAAGTGAAGTCGAGAGCCTCGAGACCGGCAGCATGGGTTCGCAGATTGGTTTCAACGGCTTTGAAGACCGTCTCGTGCAAATCGTCGACCTCAACGGTGACGGTTTGGACGACGTCTTCCTTTGGAACCCCACCACCGGAGCCAACCGGACTGCTCTGACCGACATCCGTGATCAGGCCTCACCGCACTTCGTCGACGATGTCGTCACTCCCACTCTCATCAACGGCAACAGCTTTTCACGACTCGCACGCCTCGTGGACTCGGCCTTCACGCCCGGCGAAGGCGAAGACCTCTATTTCTGGGACCCCATCACCGGAGCCAATCGCACCATCACAAATTAG
- a CDS encoding sulfatase-like hydrolase/transferase, with the protein MTQLATTIVLLTSLLTANAMAVNRPNVILVMTDDQGYGDLSCHGNPVLKTPNLDRLYAESVRLTDFHVSPFCTPTRAALMTGNHPGSTGAYRTSSGRTMMHPDEKTVGHLFAEAGYATGMVGKWHLGDNAPHRPQDRGFQDALWHRCGGIGQASDYWGNDYFDDTYERATVDNKQGTFEKFEGYCTDVWFREGLRFVEKNRDKPFFLYIAPNAPHGPYYVAPEWAKPYQGNEQVANANFYGMVANIDHNMGVLRRRLKELGLADNTILIFMTDNGTAAGAKFQGLDSEAVTGFNAGMRGKKSSIYDGGHRVPFFIHWPKGGLTGGRDIDTLAAHIDVLPTLAELCGIAVPKEYEPDGISLKPLLDGSDEPWPRKHHVVQFHGAAGGNALPAQPFAHSVVLTERWRLVNHGDEFLYDIEADPAQRKDVSEEHPEVVQQLREAYQPFWNKVSPRMTPVRIDLGNPDQNPTELCSQDWYMQKGNPPWWFGSIRKLPKVTAPWMVNVRRAGRYRFTLRQWPSAAEKPLVAVRAKVVIAGQEKEMKVPAGCKAVRMELNLPAGPTELWTYLVNDRGQTGGAYFTDVELVPDDESPLETEAIPLRAAVERATPSKPTVYGIGTDASITFNAELDTLKNPSRIRKWANDKLKLKDGSNLSGIDFPALGITSWSADSFGNAAKTIWDEAKLNELTLNFTGHNFGYNDSMRKANFSASTINTTGNQAFLFTDLTGADFSGAALNIAGFSGRMTAFRKAILTGADFSDVTWGLSTDGLTEKTEFFFSGGPGSTSAADKHRAVTFENADLSRITGPAKVAMIKNLGRFDGNTAIGAKYDQAMLKRSGWTAAELEAAGWQKVK; encoded by the coding sequence ATGACACAACTGGCAACCACGATCGTGCTGCTGACAAGCCTCCTCACTGCCAATGCGATGGCGGTGAATCGTCCCAACGTCATTCTCGTCATGACTGACGATCAGGGCTACGGCGATCTGTCCTGTCATGGGAATCCGGTTCTCAAGACACCCAACCTGGATCGGCTCTACGCTGAGTCCGTGCGGCTGACGGACTTCCACGTGAGTCCGTTCTGCACACCAACACGGGCCGCACTCATGACGGGAAATCATCCGGGGTCCACGGGTGCTTATCGAACCAGTTCCGGCCGGACCATGATGCATCCCGATGAAAAAACGGTGGGCCACCTCTTTGCGGAAGCCGGTTATGCGACGGGGATGGTCGGGAAGTGGCACCTGGGCGATAACGCGCCGCACCGGCCGCAGGACCGGGGATTCCAAGATGCTCTCTGGCATCGTTGTGGTGGGATCGGGCAGGCATCGGACTATTGGGGGAACGATTACTTCGACGACACCTACGAACGCGCGACAGTCGACAACAAACAGGGAACCTTTGAGAAATTCGAGGGCTATTGCACGGACGTGTGGTTCAGGGAAGGTCTTCGCTTCGTTGAGAAGAACCGCGACAAACCATTCTTTCTTTACATCGCACCGAACGCTCCACACGGCCCGTACTATGTGGCACCGGAATGGGCGAAGCCTTATCAGGGCAACGAACAGGTCGCCAACGCCAACTTCTATGGGATGGTGGCCAATATCGATCACAACATGGGAGTCCTGCGGCGACGTCTGAAGGAACTCGGGCTGGCCGACAATACAATCCTGATCTTCATGACGGATAACGGAACGGCAGCCGGTGCGAAGTTCCAGGGTCTGGATTCTGAAGCTGTCACGGGTTTCAACGCGGGAATGCGTGGCAAAAAGTCGTCAATCTACGACGGTGGCCACCGCGTTCCATTCTTCATTCACTGGCCGAAAGGTGGACTGACCGGCGGGCGAGATATCGACACGCTGGCCGCACACATTGACGTGCTGCCGACCCTGGCAGAATTGTGCGGAATCGCGGTTCCGAAAGAGTATGAGCCGGATGGAATCTCGCTCAAGCCGTTATTGGATGGCTCTGACGAACCGTGGCCCCGCAAGCATCATGTCGTGCAGTTCCATGGCGCCGCCGGCGGCAACGCGTTACCTGCCCAACCCTTTGCCCATTCGGTTGTGCTCACCGAACGCTGGCGTCTGGTGAATCATGGCGACGAATTCCTCTACGACATCGAAGCCGACCCGGCCCAGCGCAAGGATGTCTCTGAAGAACACCCCGAGGTCGTGCAGCAATTGCGTGAAGCCTACCAGCCATTTTGGAACAAGGTGTCTCCTCGCATGACGCCGGTTCGCATCGATCTGGGCAATCCGGATCAGAATCCCACTGAACTGTGTTCTCAGGACTGGTACATGCAGAAGGGAAACCCGCCCTGGTGGTTCGGATCGATCAGGAAGTTACCTAAGGTGACTGCTCCGTGGATGGTCAATGTCAGGCGGGCTGGTCGCTATCGCTTCACGTTGCGGCAGTGGCCGTCGGCCGCCGAAAAACCGCTGGTCGCCGTGCGAGCCAAAGTGGTAATTGCCGGACAGGAAAAAGAGATGAAGGTTCCCGCCGGTTGCAAGGCGGTCAGGATGGAACTGAATCTTCCGGCGGGCCCGACCGAATTGTGGACTTATCTCGTCAACGATCGTGGCCAAACTGGCGGCGCTTACTTTACGGACGTTGAACTCGTGCCGGATGACGAGTCGCCCCTGGAAACTGAGGCGATTCCGCTGCGTGCGGCTGTCGAGAGAGCAACTCCTTCCAAACCAACCGTCTACGGTATCGGAACGGATGCATCCATCACGTTCAATGCGGAGTTGGATACACTCAAAAACCCAAGCCGCATCAGGAAGTGGGCGAACGACAAACTGAAGTTGAAGGACGGAAGCAACCTCTCCGGTATCGACTTTCCGGCCCTCGGAATCACGTCGTGGAGTGCTGATTCCTTCGGAAACGCCGCGAAGACGATCTGGGACGAGGCGAAGCTGAACGAATTGACGTTGAACTTCACCGGGCACAACTTCGGCTACAATGACTCCATGAGGAAAGCGAACTTTTCCGCTTCGACCATCAACACGACCGGGAATCAAGCCTTCCTCTTTACCGACCTCACGGGAGCCGATTTTTCGGGAGCGGCGCTGAACATCGCGGGTTTCTCCGGACGAATGACCGCTTTCCGCAAAGCCATTCTGACAGGGGCTGATTTCTCCGATGTTACGTGGGGTCTCTCCACTGACGGACTCACCGAAAAGACAGAGTTCTTTTTCAGTGGCGGACCCGGATCGACATCGGCTGCCGACAAACATCGAGCAGTCACATTCGAAAACGCAGATCTGAGCCGCATTACCGGCCCTGCCAAGGTTGCCATGATCAAGAATCTCGGCCGATTCGACGGCAATACAGCAATCGGTGCGAAGTATGATCAGGCGATGTTAAAACGGTCCGGCTGGACCGCCGCCGAACTTGAAGCCGCCGGTTGGCAGAAGGTGAAATGA